The following coding sequences lie in one Glycine max cultivar Williams 82 chromosome 19, Glycine_max_v4.0, whole genome shotgun sequence genomic window:
- the LOC102669417 gene encoding uncharacterized protein → MGTNNLPRRIHEKTTKAKGVQPSRAEIYIDTRTRKDGSIVTKKAAILIDELKKKMVEAESSQNLQSTQDSTNWTNDIYSKVKGSEKRGRVRCLGKLPHQASSSQSSYTNNRIQKLENLLGNLVAMLKVRFEEDPQINQVLEAIDQEVPTNGSTSKDHQTTNNIN, encoded by the exons ATGGGAACCAATAATCTTCCAAGACGGATTCATGAGAAG ACTACAAAGGCTAAGGGAGTGCAACCTTCTAGGGCAGAAATTTATATTGACACTCGAACTCGAAAAGATGGAAGCATTGTTACTAAAAAGGCTGCTATTCTAatt GatgaactaaaaaagaaaatggttgaAGCAGAGAGTTCGCAAAATTTACAAAGCACCCAAGATTCTACTAATTGGACAAATGATATATATTCAAAAGTCAAAGGATCTGAAAAAAGAGGACGTGTACGTTGTCTTGGCAAGCTTCCACATCAAGCAAGTTCATCTCAAAGCTCTTATACAAACAATAGGATTCAAAAGTTGGAGAATTTGCTTGGAAACCTTGTAGCTATGCTTAAAGTACGATTTGAAGAAGATCCACAAATTAATCAAGTCTTAGAAGCTATAGATCAAGAG gtACCTACAAATGGTTCTACTAGTAAAGATCATCAAACTACAAACAATATTAACTAG